The following are encoded together in the Salvelinus alpinus chromosome 29, SLU_Salpinus.1, whole genome shotgun sequence genome:
- the LOC139559043 gene encoding proteasome subunit beta type-2-like: MEYLIGIQGQDFVLVAADNIAANSIIQMKQDQDKMFKLSDKILLLCVGEAGDTVQFAEYIQKNIQLYKMRNGYELSPKAAANFTRKNLADYLRSRTPYHVNLLLAGFDETDGPGLYYMDHLSALAKAPFAAHGYGAYLTLSILDRYYRPDLTRDEAVDLLKKCVEELNKRFILNLPSFSVRLIDTEGIHDLEKIMPVGAKSLARAPSS; this comes from the exons ATGGAATATTTGATCGGGATTCAGGGACAAGACTTTGTCCTGGTTGCTGCTGATAATATTGCCGCCAACAGCATCATTCAGATGAAACAGG ACCAAGACAAGATGTTCAAGCTGAGTGACAAGATTCTATTGCTATGTGTGGGAGAGGCAGGTGACACAGTGCAGTTTGCAGAGTACATCCAGAAGAATATTCAGCTCTACAAAATGAGAAACG GTTATGAACTCAGTCCAAAAGCGGCAGCCAACTTCACACGCAAGAACCTTGCAGACTACCTTCGAAGCAGG aCTCCGTACCATGTGAACCTGTTGCTGGCTGGGTTTGATGAGACGGACGGCCCAGGGCTCTACTACATGGACCACCTCTCTGCTCTGGCTAAGGCCCCCTTCGCTGCCCACGGCTACGGAGCCTACCTCACCCTGTCTATCCTCGACCGCTACTACAGACCAG ATCTGACTCGCGATGAAGCCGTGGACCTACTGAAGAAGTGCGTTGAGGAG ctgAACAAGCGCTTCATCCTCAACCTGCCCTCCTTCAGCGTCCGTTTGATTGACACGGAAGGCATCCATGACTTGGAGAAGATTATGCCCGTGGGTGCCAAGTCCCTTGCTCGGGCGCCAAGTTCCTAA